Part of the Halopseudomonas maritima genome, TTCTGCACGACCTGAATCAGGCGGCGCGCTACGCCGACCACATGGTAGCCATGCAGCAGGGGCGCGTGGTCGCCGCCGGCACGCCAGCGCAGGTACTGCAACCGGCGTTGATTCGCCGCGTATTTGGTATCGACGCCCTGGTCGTACCCGACCCGGTGACCGGTACACCTATGGTGGTGCCGCGTCCGCCGCAATCACAAGAAGCTTGAGGATTAACCCATGAACACCCCGCAACATTTGTGTATCGGCCTGTCGCTGGCCGCGACCTGGCTCAACGGCGATGCCTGGTGCCGGCCTGACAGCCGGGTTGAGGCGCTGCACAGTGTGGACCTGTATGCGGAACTGGCGCGCCGAGCCGAGTCGGCCTGTATCGACTTTGTGTTTCGACCCGACTCGTTGTTCATCGACCCTGCCACGCTGGAGCACGGCCCCGGTTTCAGTGGCCTGGACCCGACCCTGCTGATGACCGCGCTGGCCCGCGAAACGCGGCACATCGGACTGGTGACCACCGCCTCGACTACCTTCAATCAGCCCTACATCGTCGCCCGGCAGTTGCAGTCCCTGCAGCAGATCAGCGCCGGGCGCGCCGGCTGGAATGTGGTGACTGCACTCGACGGCCAGCAGAACTTTGGTCTGCAGGAGATGCCATCGGCTGATGCGCGCTACGCCCGTGCGGCTGAGTTTACTGCGGCGGTTCGTCAGCTCTGGCGCAGTTATCCGGCTGAGGCGCTGGCGCTGGACAGGGCCGGTGGACGCTACGCCGACAGTAGCCGCGTGCGGCCGATTGACTTTGATGGGCAGCACCTAGCGGTACAGGGGCCGCTCAGCCTGCCGGGCCATCCGGCTGGAGAGGTACCGCTGTTTCAGGCCGGTGCCTCCGAGGTCGGGCGCGAGTTTGCTGCGCAGATCGCCGATGCCATCTTTGCCGCCACGCCGGACATGCACAGCGCTCGCGCGCTGCGTGCTGATCTGCAGGCTCGCACCTCACGTCTGGGGAGGGGGCCGGGCGCGGTTCGCGTGTTGCCGGGTCTGAGTTTGTATCTGGCCGGCACCCGGGCGCAGGCGCAGGAGCTCTTTGAAGCCGCCCGCAGCGAGCAGCAGCGCGCGCGCAAGCTGGCCGCATTGCAACCACTGATGCAGGTGGACTTAAGCCAGCTGCCGGCGGATCAGCCACTGGGTGTTGACGCGATGATAGCTGAGGGCGCGCCGGTGCGCAGTCGCACCCACGCCACGTTGCTGCGCCAGTTGTTGCAGCGAGAACGCCTGACTCTGGCGCAACTGTTGCGACGCCCGGAAGTGTCCGGCTCGTCACACTGGCAGGTGGTGGGGACGGTCGCTGATGCGCTGGTGGAGATTCGTCGCTGGCACGCCGCGCAGGCGATTGACGGGTTTATCGCCTTGCCGGGCGGCAGCCTGCAATCGCTGGCATTGTGCTGCGATGAGCTGGTACCGGCGCTTGCCGATCTGGGGCTATTCCGGCATTCCTACCGGAGCAGCACCTTGCGAGGACATTTGGGCCTGGCAGAAACCGGCTGAGCCTGGCCCAGGCCGGTCAACGGGTTGGGGTGAGCTGGGCGATATTACTCAATATTCTGGATCTGCTCGCGCATCTGCTCGATAAACACCTTCAGATCCACAGCGGCCTGGGTGCTGCGGGTATCGATGGCCTTGGAGCCGAGGGTGTTGGCTTCGCGGTTGAATTCCTGCATCAGAAAATCCAAGCGGCGGCCGATGGCGTCCTTGCTGTCGAGTACGCGGCGGGTTTCGACCACGTGGGTGTCGAGGCGGTCGAGTTCTTCGGCCACGTCGATCTTCTGGGCCAGCAGTACGATCTCCTGCTCGACGCGGGTGCTGTCTAGCTCCAGCTTGGCGTCGTTGAAGCGGTCGATCAGCTTCTGCCGGTGGGCGGTGAGCAGGGTCGGCATCATCTCGCGCAGGATCGCCGTGCGGTCGCTGATGCTGCCCAGGCGATCAATGATCAATTGCTTCAGCTCGGCGCCTTCGCGGGCGCGGTGCTCTTTCAGCTCCTTGAGGGCCTGATCGAACAGCGTGCGGGCCTGTTTGACCAGGTCGGCCTGATCGGTCTTCTCGCCCATTACCACACCTGGCCAGGCCAGCAGCTCCAGCGGGTTGATCGGGCCGGCGTTGTGCAGGCGGGCGCCGAGCTGCTCGGTGGTGCGGATCAGCTGGTCAAGCAGCGGCTGGTTCAGGCTGAGTTCACTGGACTGCTGCTCGGCCGGGTTAAAGCGCAGGGTGCATTCGACCTTGCCGCGTGCCACTTGCTTGCGCAGCAGCTCGCGCAACGGGCCCTCCAGTTCGCGGAAGGCTTCGGGCAGGCGCAGGGTGACCTCCAGGTAGCGATGATTGACCGAGCGCAGTTCCCAGGC contains:
- a CDS encoding NtaA/DmoA family FMN-dependent monooxygenase (This protein belongs to a clade of FMN-dependent monooxygenases, within a broader family of flavin-dependent oxidoreductases, the luciferase-like monooxygenase (LMM) family, some of whose members use coenzyme F420 rather than FMN.) codes for the protein MNTPQHLCIGLSLAATWLNGDAWCRPDSRVEALHSVDLYAELARRAESACIDFVFRPDSLFIDPATLEHGPGFSGLDPTLLMTALARETRHIGLVTTASTTFNQPYIVARQLQSLQQISAGRAGWNVVTALDGQQNFGLQEMPSADARYARAAEFTAAVRQLWRSYPAEALALDRAGGRYADSSRVRPIDFDGQHLAVQGPLSLPGHPAGEVPLFQAGASEVGREFAAQIADAIFAATPDMHSARALRADLQARTSRLGRGPGAVRVLPGLSLYLAGTRAQAQELFEAARSEQQRARKLAALQPLMQVDLSQLPADQPLGVDAMIAEGAPVRSRTHATLLRQLLQRERLTLAQLLRRPEVSGSSHWQVVGTVADALVEIRRWHAAQAIDGFIALPGGSLQSLALCCDELVPALADLGLFRHSYRSSTLRGHLGLAETG
- a CDS encoding YicC/YloC family endoribonuclease; this translates as MANSMTAFARSELSTDQGNLAWELRSVNHRYLEVTLRLPEAFRELEGPLRELLRKQVARGKVECTLRFNPAEQQSSELSLNQPLLDQLIRTTEQLGARLHNAGPINPLELLAWPGVVMGEKTDQADLVKQARTLFDQALKELKEHRAREGAELKQLIIDRLGSISDRTAILREMMPTLLTAHRQKLIDRFNDAKLELDSTRVEQEIVLLAQKIDVAEELDRLDTHVVETRRVLDSKDAIGRRLDFLMQEFNREANTLGSKAIDTRSTQAAVDLKVFIEQMREQIQNIE